A window of Acidimicrobiales bacterium contains these coding sequences:
- a CDS encoding O-methyltransferase yields MSEELWAKVDDYLNRTVVQPDDALEAALRSTAAAGMPPIAVSAPQGKLLALMATMVGATRILEIGTLGAYSTIWMARALPPSGRLISLELDPRHAEVARKNIAAAGLDHVAEVRIGAALDTLPKLEEEGAAPFDLSFVDADKVNIPAYFDWCVRLSRPGAVIVVDNVIRNGAVANSGSEDPAVRGVRSLNELLSRDARVSATTIQTVGSKGYDGFTVALVRG; encoded by the coding sequence ATGAGCGAGGAGCTATGGGCGAAGGTCGACGACTACCTGAATAGGACCGTGGTCCAGCCTGACGACGCCCTCGAAGCCGCCCTCCGCTCGACTGCGGCCGCGGGCATGCCGCCGATCGCCGTGTCCGCGCCCCAGGGCAAGCTCCTCGCGCTCATGGCGACGATGGTCGGCGCAACCAGGATCCTCGAGATCGGCACCCTGGGCGCGTACAGCACGATCTGGATGGCCCGGGCGCTGCCGCCCTCGGGGAGGTTGATATCGCTCGAGCTGGATCCTCGTCACGCGGAGGTCGCCCGCAAGAACATCGCCGCCGCGGGCCTGGATCATGTCGCGGAGGTTCGGATCGGGGCAGCTCTCGACACGCTCCCGAAACTCGAAGAAGAAGGAGCCGCACCCTTCGACCTGTCGTTCGTGGACGCCGACAAGGTGAACATCCCGGCCTACTTCGACTGGTGCGTCCGCTTGTCGAGGCCCGGAGCGGTGATCGTCGTCGACAACGTGATCCGCAACGGGGCGGTTGCAAATTCGGGTTCCGAGGATCCAGCGGTGCGCGGGGTCAGGTCACTGAATGAGCTGCTGTCCCGCGACGCGAGGGTGTCGGCGACGACGATCCAGACCGTCGGGTCCAAGGGCTACGACGGGTTCACTGTCGCGCTGGTGCGCGGCTAG
- a CDS encoding ferritin-like domain-containing protein → MSTTEAARNAGSGIDANDVDSIVIERSDVDEVVHTIHQESDVLFTWDYDRSRPALVKLYEKAKKSQWNATTDLEWDTEIDNEKLAAEFMQTIARFDVLHDVSDSPTASWGDKEWQQFAIENQTWTLSQFLHGEQGALICTGLITATVPWIDAKYYAATQVMDEARHVEVFGRYTEEKMGGAYPVNPQLKKILDDIITDSRWDITYLGMQIMVEGLALAAFGFMHMLTNEPLLKKLLRYVMSDEARHVAFGVISLQELYSQLGASEIKERQEFAYETAVRLRNRFFAQDVWERMGVDPKEVVRFLQTHPDPMEEMFQTMLFSKIVPNVKKLGLLDAGDGWLRDRFTELGIIQFENNVDTSEEYDSLDAVAAAAKGSGLNALG, encoded by the coding sequence ATGTCGACGACCGAAGCCGCTCGCAACGCCGGATCGGGGATCGATGCGAACGACGTCGATTCGATCGTGATCGAGCGCAGTGACGTCGACGAGGTGGTGCACACGATCCACCAGGAAAGCGACGTGCTCTTCACGTGGGACTACGACCGGTCTCGGCCGGCGCTGGTGAAGCTCTACGAGAAGGCGAAGAAGTCGCAGTGGAACGCGACCACCGACCTCGAGTGGGACACCGAGATCGACAACGAGAAGCTCGCCGCCGAGTTCATGCAGACCATCGCCCGATTCGATGTCCTCCACGACGTGAGCGACTCACCAACCGCCTCTTGGGGCGACAAGGAATGGCAGCAGTTCGCGATCGAGAACCAGACGTGGACGCTTTCGCAGTTCCTGCACGGCGAGCAGGGCGCGCTGATCTGCACAGGATTGATCACGGCGACCGTCCCGTGGATCGACGCCAAGTACTACGCGGCGACTCAGGTGATGGACGAGGCCCGGCACGTCGAGGTGTTCGGCCGCTACACCGAAGAGAAGATGGGCGGTGCTTACCCGGTCAACCCCCAGTTGAAGAAAATCCTCGACGACATCATCACCGACAGCCGCTGGGACATCACCTACCTCGGAATGCAGATCATGGTCGAGGGTTTGGCTCTCGCTGCCTTCGGGTTCATGCACATGCTGACCAACGAGCCACTTCTGAAGAAGCTCCTCCGTTACGTGATGAGTGACGAGGCCAGGCACGTGGCGTTCGGCGTCATCTCCCTGCAGGAGCTCTACTCACAGCTCGGCGCCAGTGAGATCAAGGAGCGCCAGGAGTTCGCCTACGAGACCGCCGTCCGGCTGCGCAACAGGTTCTTCGCGCAGGACGTTTGGGAGAGGATGGGCGTCGATCCAAAGGAAGTAGTGCGATTCCTGCAGACCCATCCAGATCCGATGGAGGAGATGTTCCAGACGATGCTCTTCTCCAAGATCGTGCCGAACGTAAAGAAGCTCGGGCTCCTGGACGCGGGCGACGGTTGGCTGAGGGACCGTTTCACCGAACTCGGCATCATCCAGTTCGAGAACAACGTCGACACCTCTGAGGAGTACGACTCCCTCGACGCCGTGGCCGCCGCGGCGAAGGGGTCGGGCCTCAACGCTCTGGGCTAG
- a CDS encoding TetR/AcrR family transcriptional regulator has product MSVPVDQQPAVDSTTRGRLLDAAAEVFCERGYDGTTVAEVARRAGLTTGAIYANFRDKAELLLKTIERSSSHVVVDMEAAREAGVSAADRLLLMARRMVSEPDSTERLLFVEMFSAARRHPDVGTRVAEALKAMEGELTRLMERARNDGDLAPEWDAAVLARFSLALGVGFTHLAVAGLPDPDPSEWVALISRLISSVRPPG; this is encoded by the coding sequence GTGAGCGTGCCGGTCGACCAGCAGCCAGCGGTTGATTCGACGACCCGGGGCCGCTTGCTCGACGCCGCGGCGGAGGTCTTCTGCGAGCGTGGCTACGACGGCACGACAGTCGCGGAGGTTGCCCGTCGGGCGGGCCTCACCACCGGAGCGATCTACGCCAACTTCCGCGACAAGGCCGAGCTGCTCCTGAAGACGATCGAGAGGAGCTCATCCCACGTCGTTGTCGACATGGAGGCGGCCCGCGAGGCCGGCGTGTCCGCTGCCGATCGGCTCCTGCTCATGGCGCGAAGGATGGTGTCCGAGCCTGACAGCACCGAGAGGCTCCTTTTCGTGGAGATGTTCTCGGCTGCCCGGCGCCACCCCGACGTCGGCACGCGCGTGGCAGAGGCTTTGAAGGCCATGGAGGGCGAACTAACCCGGTTGATGGAGCGAGCCCGCAACGACGGTGATCTCGCCCCCGAATGGGATGCCGCAGTGCTGGCACGGTTCTCCCTCGCTCTCGGAGTCGGTTTCACTCACCTTGCTGTCGCAGGGCTTCCCGATCCCGATCCATCGGAGTGGGTCGCTCTGATCTCACGCCTGATTTCGTCGGTTCGGCCACCCGGGTAG